Within the Maribacter sp. BPC-D8 genome, the region AGATTTTGTAACCATTACATTATTGATTTAAAAGTCTGTTGAACTCCAACGCTTTTTCTACCCAAAAATCAAGATCATCTTCGGTGTCGAATCCATCAGGACCTACAAATAAATAACCACGAATCGGTTTACCAGTAAAATCCATTGGTCTGCTGCCTGGTTTGTTTAGTAGTTCTTCATAATTCAATTTACCAACACGAATCATTAACCTATCTTCTTCAATTTTCTTATCGTACATAACACCAATGCACATTTTAGTATTGACCATAAATATGAGTCCGCCCATCATTTTCTTCTCCTCCAGCTCGCCTTTTCCTTTTAAACGAGGTCGAACCCTATCTGCTAAATACTCACTATATGCCATTGCTTAGAAATTAAGTTCTTCTGGTTCTAGTTCTTTATATACTACTTCTTCAGCAATCGATTCTATATTTCCAGCATAGCTTTTACCACGCAGTTTGCCCACCGTATGTGCTTGCAATGCCACATTGTTATTTGAGCTGAGCAGTCCTTGTAATTCTTTCTCAAAATCTGCAGATGAAGTTAGCCACTGCGCTTCCATCTCATCTGCCAACATTAATGGCATACGTGGTTCTTTCAGTTTCGGGTTGTTATGAATTTTAGCCATCATACCATTTCCAACTGTAGTTACAATTGAAAATGAATTGATAATACCGCCATGCTCAGGATGTCTCCACTCAGACCACAATGCAGCCAACGCTAAAGGTTCGTTATTTTTTCGGTGGATAAAAAAAGGATACGTGTTTTCGTTATAATGGTGATGCTCATAAAAGCCGTCAACATAAAGTATGCAGCGTTTTTCATTCGCAGCATCTCTAAAAGCAGGTTTCTCGAAAATGGTTTCGACCCGAGCGTTTAATGTACTGTTCCAAATTTTCTTTTGTAGTTCAACACTATTCACCCAATGCGGAATCAACCCCCAAGTAGCGACAATAGGATAAAATGGATCTTCATTAGTATATATTAAAACCTCAGGATGCGAAAACCCCGATGCATGATGAAGCGGTAAATCGGTCAACGGCGCAAGTTTTTCAACAATCTCTTCAATCGCCTTTAAATCTTGACTTCTCTTTGCCTTTTTTAACTGCGCCTCTAAGCTGGCTTTTACATCATAACACATACACTATTTTTTAGCGATGAATTTTAAACTATAGCGGTTTTAACGCCACTTTAAAAATTGCAGGCTCCTTTTTTAATACCATAAAACCTTCTGCCAAATTATCTTGTTCAACCGCATACGGATAAAAGGTAATCGGTTCTATACAAACCATATTCGGCACCTCCGTCCAAAGCATAAAATGACTAAAGGCTTCAGATGTTATTTGAAGTGATTTCTCATCTTTTAAAGTAACTACATCGGTATTAGGCACTTGTAATGCTCTACTGCCAACTTCCATAACCTCGGGTATAGTAATATTTTGTTCTCCGGCAGAAATAATAGCATTATCGCTATGCAACATAAATGCAGGGTGATAGCCCAACATAAAAGGCATGCCTTCTTCCCCTGAGATAGAAAAGGTAACCACCAATGAATTGTCTATTAATTCAAGTGACTTTACAAACTCAAAATCGTAAGGCCAGCTTAGTTTCTCTGCGGTAGATTTATTAGGATATTTTGAATTTAAAACCTCTGTATTTGCCGTATATTTTTTAGAGAACACAGCTTTACTTGCCGAGCTTTCTACCAACTTATATTTCATTTCACGTAACAGACCGTGCTGATCTTGTGTAGCAAAACCTTTGGGAGTTTTCACTTTAAAATCTGCCTCATTTGTTGGTCCGATTAGCGGAAACATTTCAGTATCTACACTACGCCACCCAGGGTTACCCTTTTGGTGCATGAATTCATGACCAGAAACTCGGTAACCTACCAGTTCACCTGCTTCAATTTTAACCTGTTGACCACCTACTTCTAATGTTGTTATATTACTCATTTATCAATCTATAAATTAATAATGCTGTTCTTTTCGTTAATGCTTCTATAGTATTCAAGTTGACGGTTTCTTCGGGGGTGTGGGCTGCATTTCCCATCGTCCCCAATCCGTCCAAGCAATCTACATATTGCGCTACAAAAGAAGTATCTGCTGCACCTCTTTTACCTGGATCATATGCTAACACTTCACCTTGCTTTAAATCTAAACTTACCGTATTCAGTTTTGTCAATAGTGCCTTATTACCTTCGGTAGGTTGCATAGCCGGATAACTATCTTCGAAAGTTACTGTTGCCGATGTATGTGGTAAATTATTCGCCACCACGGTTCTCATATTTTCCCGAGCGCGTTCTTTTTGTTCTTCGGATATAAATCGTAATCCCCCACGGACTTCTGCTTTCTGCGCCACTACATTGGTCTTACCAAAAACAGTTCCCTTACTGGTCATTTCATCAAATTCCACAAAAGTACCACCTACTAAAGTCCCCGGATTAAAAGTCAACAAAT harbors:
- a CDS encoding SOS response-associated peptidase, giving the protein MCYDVKASLEAQLKKAKRSQDLKAIEEIVEKLAPLTDLPLHHASGFSHPEVLIYTNEDPFYPIVATWGLIPHWVNSVELQKKIWNSTLNARVETIFEKPAFRDAANEKRCILYVDGFYEHHHYNENTYPFFIHRKNNEPLALAALWSEWRHPEHGGIINSFSIVTTVGNGMMAKIHNNPKLKEPRMPLMLADEMEAQWLTSSADFEKELQGLLSSNNNVALQAHTVGKLRGKSYAGNIESIAEEVVYKELEPEELNF
- a CDS encoding TfoX/Sxy family protein; amino-acid sequence: MAYSEYLADRVRPRLKGKGELEEKKMMGGLIFMVNTKMCIGVMYDKKIEEDRLMIRVGKLNYEELLNKPGSRPMDFTGKPIRGYLFVGPDGFDTEDDLDFWVEKALEFNRLLNQ
- a CDS encoding aldose 1-epimerase; the encoded protein is MSNITTLEVGGQQVKIEAGELVGYRVSGHEFMHQKGNPGWRSVDTEMFPLIGPTNEADFKVKTPKGFATQDQHGLLREMKYKLVESSASKAVFSKKYTANTEVLNSKYPNKSTAEKLSWPYDFEFVKSLELIDNSLVVTFSISGEEGMPFMLGYHPAFMLHSDNAIISAGEQNITIPEVMEVGSRALQVPNTDVVTLKDEKSLQITSEAFSHFMLWTEVPNMVCIEPITFYPYAVEQDNLAEGFMVLKKEPAIFKVALKPL